The Ascidiaceihabitans donghaensis genome includes the window AAAGCGTCTTTCCCGGCAGCTTCCATAACCATGGCAGCGACCAGATGATCCATGCCGCCCGGAACAGATCCACCGCCGATGGCCGTTCCAGATGCGTTCGCGTCATAGGCGGCGATCAAGTCAGCCATCGAATTGATCGGGCTGTCTTTGCCCACTACCATCGCAGCGTAGTCTCCGATTGTGCCCGAAACCAAAGTCAAATCCCGAAAGTTGTGTGGGAAAACACCTGTCAAAGACCGGATCACGATTGGCGTTGAGTTGACCATCAAAGTGCCGTGATTGCTGTCGGCGTTTTCGATCAGATAACCGATGGCTTTCCCGCCGCCGCCACCTGACATATTTTCGTAAGATGCACTGCCCACAAGGCCTGCGGCGGTCAAAGCTTCGCCTGTGCCGCGCGCGGTGCCATCCCATCCGCCTCCCGCGCCGCCGGGAATCAAAAAGTGAATGCTGTCTAGAACTTTGTGTCCATCCGACAAGGCGGGTGCCGCAAAGCCCAATGTTGCAATGGCCGTCGCAATCAAGGCGCGGCGGCCCAGTTTAAATGTCTTCATTGTCGTCCTCCCAATAGGCAGCCGCCCGCACTGTGGGGCAGCTGCGTCTGGAAGACCCTAACAACCAAAAAGGGACCTGTCACCAGAACACCTTGGCGTTGAACAATTGATTGCGTTCGGGCCGAAAAGTGCCCTGTGAAGCAGTTTCTAACCCTGCAGTGACTTGACCACTACGTCGCCTTCGGCCTGTTCTTTGATTGCAAGCGCGGCAGCGTAGCTGGCGGCCGCCGTCGTATAATACGGGATCTTGTCGTACAGCGCGATGGAACGGATTGATCTGGAATCTTCAACCGCCTGTGCGCCTTCTGTGGTGTTCATAACCAGCTGCACACCGCCGTCTTTCATCATGTCCGTGATGTCGGGGCGCCCTTCATAGACTTTGTTCACCACATCACAGGACACGCCGTTTTCAACCAACCATGCCGATGTGCCGCGCGTGCCCACGAAGGTGAAGCCAAGATCGGTCAACACACGGGCGCCATCCAACATATCGGCAGTTTTGTCGGAATCCTTGATGGAAATGAACACGCAGCCTGAACGTGGCAATACCATGCCTGCGCCCATTTGGGCTTTCAAAAAGGCGCGTGGGAAGGTGCGGTCCCATCCCATGACTTCTCCGGTCGACCGCATTTCTGGCCCAAGGATGGTGTCGACGCCCGGGAAACGGGCGAATGGCAGCACAGCCTCTTTTACCGAGAACCACGGCATGTTCGGATCAGCCAATGTCATCGGATCGCCCAAAGGCAGAACATCGTCGTAGCCTGCGTCTGCATCGTAGGGGGGACGCATCGGGAAGTTCGACAGGGGTTCACCCGCCATGACCCGCGCGGCGATAGAAGCAATCGCCGAATCGGTCGCTTTGGCCACAAAGGGCACGGTGCGCGACGCGCGTGGGTTGACCTCGATCAGGAAGATCTCATCCGTTCCGGAAGAATCGGCTTTGATCGCGAACTGGATGTTCATCAATCCGACAACCTTCAGACCATGCGCCAGCGCGTGGGTTTGTTTCTCGATTTCTGCGATGATTTCGCGGGACAAAGAATAGGGGGGCAGGGAACAGGCGCTGTCGCCCGAATGCACGCCTGCCTCTTCGATGTGCTGCATGATGCCGGCCACATGCACGTCTGTGCCGTCACAAATTGCGTCCACGTCCAGCTCTACGGCCCCTGCAAGGTAGCTGTCGAGCAGAACGGGGCTATCGCCAGACACCACAACTGCCTCTGAGATGTAGCGTTCCAGCTGGGCTTGATCGCGCACGATTTCCATGGCGCGGCCCCCCAAAACGTACGAGGGGCGGATCACCAGCGGAAATCCGATGTCGCCAGCGATTTCCAGCGCTTCGTCGTCTGAATGCGCCAAGCCGTTGTGCGGCTGTTTTAGCCCAAGGTTTTGCACCAGCTCTTGAAAGCGTTCGCGGTCTTCCGCCAGATCAATCGCGTCCGGTGTGGTGCCGAGGATCGGGATGCCTTCATCGTTTAGCGCCTGGGCGATTTTCAAAGGTGTCTGGCCACCAAATTGCACGATGACGCCGTGCAGGGTGCCGTTGTCCTGTTCAACGCGTAGGATTTCCATAACGTGTTCGAAGGTCAGCGGCTCAAAATAGAGGCGATCCGAGGTGTCGTAGTCTGTGGATACGGTTTCGGGGTTGCAGTTGACCATGATCGTCTCATAGCCCGCATCCGTGAGCGCGTAGCAGGCGTGGCAGCAGCAATAGTCGAACTCGATCCCTTGCCCAATCCGGTTAGGGCCACCGCCAAGGATAACGACCTTTTTGCGATCCGAGGGACGCGCTTCGCATTCAACCTCGCCCATCATCGGAGCTTCGTAGGTGGAATACATATAAGGTGTCTGGGCTTCAAATTCTGCCGCGCAGGTGTCGATGCGTTTGAAACAGGCCACAACGCCAAGGTTTTGGCGGGCTTTGCGCACGTTCGTTTCGTCGCGACCGGTCAGATGCCCAAGGCGGGCGTCGGTGAACCCCATCATTTTGAGCGCACGCAGGCCGTCTTCGGTGACGGGCAGGCCGTTTTTGATCACTTCGGCTTCGGCGTCGACGATTTCGCGGATGCGGTCGAGGAACCATGGATCAAATTTGGTGACGGCAAAGATTTCATCGTTGGTCAGCCCGTGGCGCATGGCTTGCGCGATGGTGCGCATGCGGTCGGGGGTGACTTGCGCGATGGCGTTTGTCACGGCGGCCTTGTCCGGTGCGCCGGGGATGTCGATGTCGTCAAAGCCGGTCAGGCCCGATTCCATGGAGGCCAAGGCCTTTTGCAAGGATTCGTGGATGGTGCGGCCGATGGCCATCGCTTCGCCCACAGATTTCATGGCCGTTGTCAGATAGGGTTCGGAGCCGGGGAATTTCTCAAATGCGAATTTCGGGATCTTGGTGACAACGTAGTCGATTGTCGGCTCAAAAGACGCAGGTGTAACGCCAGTGATGTCGTTGTCCAATTCGTCCAGCGTGTAGCCAACAGCCAGCTTTGCGGCGATCTTGGCGATGGGGAAACCCGTTGCCTTGGACGCCAGCGCAGAGGACCGCGACACGCGGGGGTTCATTTCGATCACAACCATACGCCCGTCAGCAGGGTTCACGGACCACTGCACATTCGATCCGCCGGTTTCCACGCCAATTTCGCGCAGAACAGCGATCGAGTGGTTGCGCATGATTTGGTATTCTTTGTCGGTGAGGGTCAACGCTGGGGCCACGGTGATAGAATCACCTGTGTGCACCCCCATGGGGTCCACATTCTCGATAGAGCAGACGATGATGGCGTTGTCGGCGGTGTCGCGCACGACTTCCATTTCGAACTCTTTCCAGCCGATCAGGGATTCGTCGACAAGGATCTGGCCCACGGGTGACGCATCCATGCCAGACCGGCAGAAGTGTTCATAATCGTCGCGGTTGTAGGCAATGCCGCCGCCGGTACCGCCCATGGTAAAGGCGGGGCGGATGATGGCCGGCAAACCCACTTCTTCCAAAACGTCAACGGCAAGCTGAACACCGGCAACAAGGTCCTTTTTGCCGTCCGCATCTTTAGGGGCCGTAACAATGGCCGCACGCGGGTTTTCGATGCCAAGGCGGTCCATGGCTTCGCGGAACAGCTTGCGATCTTCTGCCATTTCAATGGCTTCGCGTTTTGCGCCGATCATTTCGACGTTGTATTTGTCCAGAACGCCCATTTCTTCAAGGGCGAGGGACGTGTTCAAACCGGTCTGCCCGCCCATGGTGGGCAGCAGCGCGTCGGGGCGTTCTTTTTCGATGATCTTGGCGACGACTTCGGGCGTGATCGGCTCAATGTAGGTGGCGTCCGCCATGCCGGGGTCAGTCATGATCGTCGCGGGGTTCGAGTTGACCAGAATGATCCGATACCCTTCTTCGCGCAACGCCTTGCAGGCCTGTGCGCCGGAGTAGTCAAATTCGCAGGCCTGTCCGATGACAATAGGACCTGCACCAATGATCATGATCGACTTGATGTCGGTTCTCTTTGGCATGGTTCTGGACCCCCGATGATGTGCAAATTGTCGTGGGTTATAGGCATGGAGCGCCTAGGTGCAAGAGGTGAATCGCCTCAATCTGATTTAGGCGTTTTGCACCGCATCGAGGTACGTCCGCACGGCCGCTTCGAAGGCGCGGGGTTGTTCGGCATGCAACCAATGCCCTGCGTCCGGTATTTTGGCAAAACGCGCTTTTGGGAACAACAATTTAATGTGGTTGCGGTCTTCGCGTTTGACATAGTCCGATGTTGCCCCGCTCAGAAACAATGTCGGCTGCTCGCAGGTGGATTGAAGCGAGGGAAAGGACATGATTTTGGGCATTTCGGCTTCAAGCACGTCCAGGTTCAGCTTCCACCGTTTTGCCTTCACATCCAGCGATTGCAACAAAAAGGGCTGTACGGCGGGATCGACGCCCGCTGTCGCCAGTTGCGCCCCCGCATCAGAGCGGCGCGTGATCGCTGTCAGATCAACAGATTTCATGGCCAGTATATTAGGCAATTGGGAATGGGTGTAGCTGACAGGGGCGATATCGGCCACGATCAGACTGCGCAGCAGTTCGGGCTGGGTCAGCGCCAGGGTCATTGCCGTTTTGCCACCCATAGAGTGCCCCAACAGATCAACGGGGCCGCCGATATGTTCAATCACGCCGGCCAGGTCCTGAGCCATATCTTCATAGCTGTTGGTTGGAAAATGCGGGCTGTCACCGTGATTGCGCATGTCTACTGTAATCACGCGGCGCGTATCAGACAGACGTTTCGAAATGACACCCCAATTGCGGGCAGATCCGTACAGCCCGTGGGCGATCAGAAGGGCGGGCGCCGAGGCTGAGTCGGTGCCAATGTCGATGAAATTGAGCATGTCATCTGGTTATCGGATTGTGTGCGATTGTGCCAGCCGTGCAGGGGTTGTAATACAAGGTTATGACAACGGCAGAAGATATCAGCGATATGGCAGAACGCTTGCGGGCGATGCTTGCGCAGAAGTTCCGCTTCAAGGCGCGGGATTTTCCGCGTGCCTTGTCGAAGGCAGGGCGCCGTTTGCCGCGCAAATTGCATGTTCAGGCGCAGATTATTGTAGAAGCGCAGAAACTTGGTGGAAATCCGAAGCTGATGCGGCGTGTTGATATGGATGCTGTATCACACGCCCATGATGCAATTTCTGCCTATTTGGCAAAGATTGATCCTGAAGACGTAAGGCGCGGTCGGCGTTTGGCGTTGTTGGGGGATATTGCAGCCAAGCTTCTTATAATTGTTGCGGCATTTGTTGTTTGGCTGTGGTGGACAGGCAAGCTATAGGGTGAACCCTGTTCAAGTTTTATGAGGCTTCACATGGCGGGCAAGGTTCAAGAGCGCAAAGAAAAGCTGCGTGTCACATTGATAGATGTGGCGCAGAACCAGATTGTATCTGGTGGGTTGGCATCTTTGAAAGCACGTGACATTGCGCGACAGGCGGAGTGTGCTTTGGGTGCCATCTACAATGTATTCGACGATATCAATGCGTTGGTGATGGCGGTGAACGGGCGGACGTTCCATGCGCTGGGCGCGGATGTGACGGCGGCTGTTGAGCAGGCGCAGGGGCAGTCACCCAATGCGCAGTTGATCGCAATGTCCAAAGCCTATCTGGGGTTTGCTGTAGACAATACGCATTTATGGCGGGCGTTGTTTGATTTGGACATGTCTGTCGAAAGTCAGGTACCTGATTGGTATTTGGCTGAACTTGGTCAGCTTTTTGCGCATATTGCGGTGCCTTTGGCGCAGTTGTTTCCGGATTTGCCAGAAGCAGAACTTGATCTGATGGTGCGCGCTTTGTTTTCTTCGGTGCATGGAATTGTGTTGCTGGGGCTGCAAAACCGCATATCGGCTGTGCCGCGCGATCAGATAGAGATGATGATTGCCCAGGTTTTGAACCAAGTCGGGTAGCCGGTTTCAAATTTTTTTGAACATTGTTCACATTTTGTCTTGAACATCGTTCAAAAGTTGCCATATACCAATTCATGAACAGCGTTCACGAAAAGGAAAGCAAATGTTTGGAACTTTGAAAACACTGATGATCGGCGCAAACGCCCGGGCCGAAGAACATGTACGCCAAGTCTATTCGATAGAATTGATCGAACAGAAAATCCGCGAAGCTCAGGACGGTCTCAAATCTGCAAAATACGCATTGGCCGGTCTTATCCAACGCGCCCGTTCCGAAGAGCGACTGATCGCAACGCTGAACACCCGCGTCACTGATTTGATGGCCCGTGCCGGAGAGGCTATGGCGGGGGGACGCGAAGACATGGCCGCCCAAGCCGCCCAAGCCGTTGCAGACATGGAAAACGAAATTGAAGTCCGCCGCGAAACGCTTAGTCGTCTCGAAAGCCGCATTTTGCGTCTGCGTGCTTCGGTTGAAACCGCAAATCGCCGGATCATTGACCTTAAACAAGGTGCGATTGCCGCAAAAGCTGTGAAGCGCGAACACGATGTTCAATCTCGATTGGGGCGCACTTTGACCCAAGACAGCGCCATAGATGAGGCAGATGCACTGATCAAATCCGTTCTGGGTCGTGATGACCCGCTTGAGCAACGCGAGATATTGAATGAAATTGATCAGGACCTGTCCCACGAGGGTGTTGCGGACCGCATGGCCGCCGCGGGTTTTGGCACCGCCAGCAAAACCACAGCAGCAGACGTGCTAAAGCGTTTCAGCACCACATAAATCCCTTCTTTTTACCTGTGCCCGCCCCCAAGCCCCGGCACATCTTCAAAACAATTTAGGAGAACGACAATGTACAATGAAAATTCAGATAACGGCATGATCCTGACCATCAATGTGGCTGGCGTGCTTTTGGCGTACGCTTTGCTGGCGATTTCCTTGTGGATGTCCACGGATGTGCCGCTTTCGACCAAAGGCTACTGGGGCATGGGCATCGTGCTTTTGACCATCAGCTTGATCAACGTTGTGAAATATCGCTTTGACCAGCGATCCAGCGCTGACCGCATTCGTCAAATCGAAGACGCAAAGAACGAACGGTTGTTGGAAGAGTTTGTGAGTGATCCGAAGGCCTAAATCAGACCCGGATGGCGTAACGAGTGTACAGTAACGAGTAAGGCGGGCCGAGGCCCGCCTTTTTTGCATGTGTGGTGCACCAAGGTGCACCTTACATCCCAGTGGATCGCTTGGAAGCCGTCTTAAAGGTTCGGGTACAGCGGGAAGCGGGCGCACATGGCTGCTACTTCTGCTTTGACTTTGGCTTCGACTGCGCCGTTGCCATCTTCGCCGTTCGCCGCCAATCCGTCGACCACCTCGTTGATCCAGTCCGCGATCTGGCGGAACTCGTCTTCTCCGAACCCGCGTGTTGTACCGGCGGGTGATCCAAGCCGGATACCGGATGTGATCGTGGGTTTTTCGTCGTCGAACGGCACGCCATTTTTGTTGCAAGTGATATGCGCACGTCCCAAAGCTTTTTCAGTGGCGTTGCCCTTGACCCCTTTGGGGCGCAGATCCACCAGCATCACATGGGTGTCGGTGCCGTGTGTCACAGTATCCAAGCCACCTTTGATCAGTTGATCCGACATGGCTTGCGCGTTTTTGATCACTTGCTGGATGTAGGTTTTGAATTCGGGGCGCAGTGCTTCCCCGAAGGCCACAGCTTTGGCGGCGATCACATGCATCAAAGGACCACCCTGAATGCCGGGGAAGATCGCAGAGTTGAATTTCTTGGCCAGTGCTTCGTCGTTGGTCACGATCATGCCGCCACGGGGTCCGCGCAGGGTTTTATGCGTGGTGGTTGTTGCGACATGGGCGTGGGGGAAAGGCGACGGATGTTCACCTGCAGCCACAAGCCCGGCAAAGTGGGCCATGTCCACATGCAAGTACGCGCCTACCATGTCGGCGATTTCGCGCATGCGTTTGAAATCGATTTGACGCGGAATGGCAGAGCCGCCTGCAATGATCATTTGCGGTTTGTGCTCTTTGGCGAGCGCCTCAACCTGATCATAGTCCAGAAGGTTGTCTTCGCGGCGTACACCGTATTGCACTGCATTGAACCATTTTCCGGACTGGTTGGGGGCCGCACCGTGTGTCAGGTGGCCACCCGCATCCAAAGACATGCCCAAAATAGTGTCGCCAGGCTTTAGCAAAGCCTGAAAAACGCCCTGGTTGGCTTGGGACCCGGAGTTAGGTTGCACGTTCGCAAAGTCGCAGCCAAACAGCTGTTTGGCGCGTTCAATCGCGAGATTTTCCGCAATATCGACGTATTGGCAGCCACCATAGTAGCGGCGCCCCGGATAGCCTTCTGCGTATTTGTTGGTCATGACAGAGCCTTGCGCTTCCATCACGGCGGCAGAGACAATGTTCTCGGATGCGATCAGTTCAATCTCGTCGCGTTGGCGGCCAAGTTCAGAGGTGATCGAACCGAACAGCTCAGGGTCGCGATCCGCGAGGGATTGTGTGAAAAAACCATCATTATTGTGAGGCGCGTTCATAAGGCAAGCTCCGGTTTGGCTGATTGAATTGTGCTGTTTCGTATCGGAAACAACACATTTCTCAAAGAAGGTAAAGCGACGCTGCGCGGTTAAATTGCGCCAATGCTGGTGGTGCGCGAAATAATGTGTTTCTTTTGGCGCAGAACGGCCGCCATCGGAAACCTGCGGACCTTATGGGAATGGAGCCTGCACAATGAAAATCGCCTTTACGGCCAGCACCACACCTGTGGCGCAAACGGCGCGGGCCGCATTGATTGGCCGGTACGGTGATGTCCCCTTGGAAGAGGCGGATGTGATCGTGGCCTTGGGCGGCGACGGCTTTATGCTGCAAACGCTGCATTTCACCGAAAAGCTGCCGGCGGCCGTCTACGGGATGAACCGTGGCACCATCGGCTTTTTGATGAATGAATACAATGAAAGCAATCTGATTGATCGCCTTCATTCCGCCGAGGTTGCCGCCCTCAACCCGCTGTCTATGGATGCGGTCGACGCAAGCGGCAAAACCCACAAAGCGCTGGCCATCAACGAAGTGTCGCTGCTGCGCGCCAGTGCGCAAGCGGCCAAGCTGCGTATCACTGTGGACGGGCGGTTGCGCATGGAAGAACTGGTGTGTGACGGGGCGCTGGTCGCAACCCCTGCGGGGTCCACGGCCTACAATTATTCCGCGCACGGTCCCGTTTTGCCCATTGGTTCGGATGTTTTGGCATTGACCGCTGTGGCCGCTTTTCGCCCGCGCCGGTGGCGTGGGGCATTGTTGCCCAAAACCGCCACCGTGCGCTTTGATGTGTCAGAGCCGGAAAAACGCCCTGTGATGGCGGAAGCGGATTCGCGATCTTTCAAAAATATTGTGTCCGTTGTGATCCGGTCGAACCCCGCTGTGACACACCGTATTCTGTTTGATCCCGGGCACGGGCTGGAAGAGCGCCTGATCTCAGAGCAATTCAACTGATGGATTTGCGCGATCCCGCCCCCCGCAGTCTGTGCACGGATTGTGGTGTATCGCGCATGAAAGACCCGTCCATGTGTGGGCGGGCATGTCAGTTTATCCAACCTGATTATCCAGCTTTGGAAGCCCAAATTCACGGGCGCGTTCGAGGCATTGGCGACGAGATGTACTTTGGCGCCTTCAAAGCAATGTACAAAGCCCGGATGGCGACCCCCAAGACGGGGGCCCAGTGGACAGGGATCACTACCTCTTTGGCTGCGGATTTGCTGGACAAGGGCAAAGTCGATGCGGTGCTGTGTGTTGTGCCGGACCCCGAAGATGTATGGAAGCCCCGCCCGACATTGATCACAGATGCGCAGAACATGGCGCAGGCCCGCGGTATGCGGATGGGGTACGCGCCGCTGCTTGCCTTGCTGGAAGAGGCGCAGGCGCGGGGGTATTCGCGCCTTTGTGTGGTCGGTATCCCATGCCAGATTTACGCGCTTCGTGCTTTGGAGGCCGATCTTGGGTTTGAACGGATTTATGTGATTGGAACACCGTGTTCTGACAACACCACCACCGAGAACTTCCACAGCTTTTTAGCGCTTTTGGATGAGGATCCGGAAACGATAACTTATCTGGAATTTCGCGCCGATTATAAGGTGGAATTGCGCTATGGCGATGGTCGCGTGCGCCTGATCCCTTTTCTAAGCCTTCCGATCAGCGACCTGCCAAAAGATTTTTTCCCGATGACCTGCAAAACCTGTGTGGACTACACCAACGCGCTGTCTGATGTCACCGTGGGATATATGGGGGGTGAGGGTGATCAATGGGTGATTGTGCGCAACGACCGTGGTGCAGAAATTTTGGGCGGTCTGGGGCGCGACGTCATATTGGGGCCTGTCGGTTCTGCAGGCAAACGCGCCGGGGCTGTGAAGGGTTTCATTGCGAATACGGCGCTGGCCGCAGGCGGGCTGCCTTTGCGGCGTATGCCAAACTGGGTCCGTCCAATTGTCAGCTGGTTGCAACCGCGGTTTGGGCCACGGGGGTTGGAATTCGCACGCGCCCGGCTTGAAATGAAAGCCGCTGAGACGATCTTGCATTTGCGCCGGACCATGCCCGCGAAGATGAAGAATATGGTGCCGCGGCATGTTTGGGACATTGCAAAACCATATGATTTGACACCGGAACCCGGTGAACGCGATCCAAAGGCGGTTGCGCCACGCGATTGATTTCCAAGGGGCTCTGCCCCCAACCGCGAACCGCGGTTTCCCTCGGAATTTTGGGGAAAAAAAGAAGGTCATACATTCCTGACTGTGTGCCGCGCTTATTTCCCGTTATCCTTGGTCGAATTTAAGGGGGTGGTTTTATGGCTTTCTACGGGTCTTTGAAAAATGAAAATGTTTATCCCAGGGGCTGTCAGGTGCCGGGGCAAGCTGGTTGGATTGCGCATCGTCTGTTGCGTTTGCGTGCGATGCTGAATGGTCAGATCACATCAAAACGTCGGCCCAATTCATTGATCATCGGGTCGTGGAACATCCGTCATTTTGATGGTGGGCGAAAACGTCTGCATGAAAGCTATCACTACATTGCGGAAATCATTGACCACTTTGATGTGTGTGCTGTTCAGGAAGTTAAAGATCTTGAAGCTGTGGAAAAGTTGATGCGTCTTCTGGGCCCCAACTGGGATTACTTTGTCAACGACAGCTCGGGCGCGGGGCGCGGCAACCATGAACGCATGGCATTTTTATACAACCGAAACACTGTCCGGTTCCGCAATTTGATTGGTGAGCTGGTGTTGCCTAAAGATGCGCTGCCCAACGACGAACAACTGGCGCGAACACCTTTTTTTGCGGCGTTTCAGGCAGGCTGGTTCAAATTCACTTTGTGTTCTGCCCATATCGTTTTCAAAGAAGAAGACGGGCGTCCGCTGCGCGAAGATGAAATCGGGGCTGTTGCCAGCATTCTGGCAGATCGGGCAAAAGACACCGGTGATGTCCAGATATTTCTAGGGGACATGAACATCGACAAACGCGAGGATGCCAGTTTCAAAGCGTTGACGGACAACGGTTTTGAAGTGCCTGACATCGGGCCCACGTCTTTGGGCGGCACCAAACACTACGATCAGATCGCCTTTGCCGGTCCGTCCCACGTTTCGCACATGCTGGGGCATGGTGTCATCAAGTGGCAAGAGGCCGTGTTTCGTGAAGATGAGGTCGCGGATTATGAACAGGTTGCGATGGATATTCGCGAGACGCCGAACACAGGGAAACCCTATTCCAATTGGGCGCGTGAGTATACCAGTTGGCGGACGCATGAAATGTCGGACCATTTGCCCGTCTGGATCGAGCTGGAAGTCGACTATTCAAACAACTATCTGGCGGGCATCACCGCGCTGGATTAGATGGCAAAACTAAGTGCCGCGCTCATGCTGATGATCAGGGTCGCGCAAAACGCCAGCCAAAGCGTTGTCATGCGAAACGTACGCTGCCGTATGGTTGTTTCATATCGCAAGGCAATCACGCGGTTCTGAACCCGGTGTTGCGCATCGTTTTGAAATAGCTTTGCGTCTTGTTGCATTGGTTGCATTCCTTTCGGCATGCCCGCTCCCTGACTGAGTTTTGAAGCAATTAGGTGAACATCCATTTAATGACGTGCCGGGTTGAGATCGGAACAGGGTTGGGGTATGCGCACAGCCTTTCTAAGCGGGGATGATTGGGCATGGCGCACGACTGGGCAGGTAAAACGCTAGGCATCGACTTTGGCACCTCGAACTCTGCAGCGGGGGTGGCTGTCGCAGGCAAACCCTATTTGATCCCGATAGAACAAGGGGCGCCGACGCTGCCAACATCGGTGTTTTTCGGTGTGGGGGCATCGCAGATGTCCATGGGGTCAGCTGCCAATCGCGCGTTGATCGCGGGCGAAGAAGGTCGGTACATGCGGGCGCTTAAAAGCGTTTTAGGCACATCATTGATGGGTGAAATGCGCATGTTCCTTGGCGAGAAGATGAATTTCTACGATATCATTGGCGCCTTTCTGAGCCAGGTGAAATCCCGTGCGGAAGCGCAATGCCACCAGACCTTTGATTATGCGCTGTCGGGGCGCCCTGTGCGGTTCCATTCGGCGGACGCGGACCGGAATGCGCGTGCAGAGGCGGATCTGGTTGAGTGTTACATGCGAGCGGGTTTCAAGGATCTGCGGTTCTTGGTTGAACCGGAAGCGGCGGCTTTGGCGTCAGGCGTGCCGCGCGGGCCGGGCCTGTCGTTGATTGTGGATATTGGCGGTGGTACTTCGGATTTTTGCGTATTCCGCATGTCAGACGGTATCGAGGTTCTGGCCAATTCGGGTATCCGCATGGGCGGAACGAACTTTGATAAACGCCTTAGTCTGGACCACGTCATGCCGCTGCTCGGTAAAGGGGCTTTGATCCGCAACGAGATGGGTAAAGGCGCAATGGCGACGCCCAATTCGCTGTTTCAAAAGCTGGCAACATGGGAGCAAATTCCGTTCCTGTATGCCGGTGATGTCAAACGTGATGTGGCCAAGATGATGCGTTTGGCGGTT containing:
- a CDS encoding NAD kinase, whose translation is MKIAFTASTTPVAQTARAALIGRYGDVPLEEADVIVALGGDGFMLQTLHFTEKLPAAVYGMNRGTIGFLMNEYNESNLIDRLHSAEVAALNPLSMDAVDASGKTHKALAINEVSLLRASAQAAKLRITVDGRLRMEELVCDGALVATPAGSTAYNYSAHGPVLPIGSDVLALTAVAAFRPRRWRGALLPKTATVRFDVSEPEKRPVMAEADSRSFKNIVSVVIRSNPAVTHRILFDPGHGLEERLISEQFN
- a CDS encoding Coenzyme F420 hydrogenase/dehydrogenase, beta subunit C-terminal domain → MDLRDPAPRSLCTDCGVSRMKDPSMCGRACQFIQPDYPALEAQIHGRVRGIGDEMYFGAFKAMYKARMATPKTGAQWTGITTSLAADLLDKGKVDAVLCVVPDPEDVWKPRPTLITDAQNMAQARGMRMGYAPLLALLEEAQARGYSRLCVVGIPCQIYALRALEADLGFERIYVIGTPCSDNTTTENFHSFLALLDEDPETITYLEFRADYKVELRYGDGRVRLIPFLSLPISDLPKDFFPMTCKTCVDYTNALSDVTVGYMGGEGDQWVIVRNDRGAEILGGLGRDVILGPVGSAGKRAGAVKGFIANTALAAGGLPLRRMPNWVRPIVSWLQPRFGPRGLEFARARLEMKAAETILHLRRTMPAKMKNMVPRHVWDIAKPYDLTPEPGERDPKAVAPRD
- a CDS encoding endonuclease/exonuclease/phosphatase family protein, with protein sequence MAFYGSLKNENVYPRGCQVPGQAGWIAHRLLRLRAMLNGQITSKRRPNSLIIGSWNIRHFDGGRKRLHESYHYIAEIIDHFDVCAVQEVKDLEAVEKLMRLLGPNWDYFVNDSSGAGRGNHERMAFLYNRNTVRFRNLIGELVLPKDALPNDEQLARTPFFAAFQAGWFKFTLCSAHIVFKEEDGRPLREDEIGAVASILADRAKDTGDVQIFLGDMNIDKREDASFKALTDNGFEVPDIGPTSLGGTKHYDQIAFAGPSHVSHMLGHGVIKWQEAVFREDEVADYEQVAMDIRETPNTGKPYSNWAREYTSWRTHEMSDHLPVWIELEVDYSNNYLAGITALD
- a CDS encoding Hsp70 family protein, which gives rise to MAHDWAGKTLGIDFGTSNSAAGVAVAGKPYLIPIEQGAPTLPTSVFFGVGASQMSMGSAANRALIAGEEGRYMRALKSVLGTSLMGEMRMFLGEKMNFYDIIGAFLSQVKSRAEAQCHQTFDYALSGRPVRFHSADADRNARAEADLVECYMRAGFKDLRFLVEPEAAALASGVPRGPGLSLIVDIGGGTSDFCVFRMSDGIEVLANSGIRMGGTNFDKRLSLDHVMPLLGKGALIRNEMGKGAMATPNSLFQKLATWEQIPFLYAGDVKRDVAKMMRLAVEPKPMERLFEVLDMELGHEVAFAVEAGKIRSNEEDAQINLSIVEKGLGAPLTQTGMQTSLAKEVADIKQGALDTLTMAGCMPEDIVRVVFVGGSSLLRPVQNALAEACPKAELDYRDAFTAVVDGLALGSADPMRFGRQPAA